The following are from one region of the Moritella sp. 24 genome:
- the dsrO gene encoding sulfate reduction electron transfer complex DsrMKJOP subunit DsrO — MDSSKRRLMTRLGALTAGAAIIPVSGANPLTTAIIRNNETPDRKGHHGKRYAMVVDLRKCVGCQACTVGCSIENQAPIGQFRTTVKQYEVTLDDGSSELQNVKSFTLPRLCNHCENPPCVKVCPVQATFQRDDGIVMVDNERCVACAYCVQACPYDARFINEETLTADKCTFCAHRLEEGLLPACVETCVGGARIIGDIKDPNSHISYLMREHQDDIKVLKPEENTQPHVFYIGMDDAFTSKINGNVAIYDPAGDNA, encoded by the coding sequence ATGGACTCAAGTAAAAGACGCTTAATGACCCGACTCGGTGCATTAACCGCAGGCGCCGCTATTATCCCTGTTTCAGGGGCTAACCCACTTACGACTGCCATCATTCGAAATAACGAAACGCCAGACCGTAAAGGGCATCACGGTAAGCGTTATGCCATGGTGGTGGATTTACGTAAATGTGTTGGCTGCCAAGCGTGTACAGTCGGTTGTAGCATTGAGAATCAAGCCCCGATAGGTCAATTTAGAACAACGGTAAAACAATATGAAGTGACCCTTGATGACGGCAGTAGTGAATTACAAAATGTGAAATCATTTACCCTACCGCGTTTATGTAACCATTGTGAAAACCCGCCTTGTGTAAAAGTGTGTCCTGTACAAGCCACTTTCCAGCGCGACGACGGTATTGTGATGGTGGACAATGAGCGTTGTGTCGCCTGCGCTTACTGCGTGCAAGCTTGCCCTTACGATGCGCGTTTTATCAATGAAGAAACCCTCACCGCAGACAAATGTACTTTCTGTGCTCACCGTTTAGAAGAAGGCTTGCTGCCAGCTTGTGTGGAAACCTGTGTTGGTGGTGCCCGCATCATTGGTGATATTAAAGATCCTAACAGTCATATTAGCTATCTGATGCGTGAACACCAAGATGACATCAAGGTATTAAAACCGGAAGAGAATACCCAACCACATGTGTTTTACATCGGCATGGATGACGCGTTTACCAGTAAGATTAACGGCAATGTTGCTATCTATGATCCAGCAGGAGATAACGCATGA
- the nrfD gene encoding NrfD/PsrC family molybdoenzyme membrane anchor subunit has protein sequence MNITEILVQPQAVAWLPWAVQYFFYIGSAYAAAILFLLSYLFRDHTSHYLRAALVLTMSIGAVVGPLALTGDLHQPGRAWHFYTNLTSWSWMSLGSVFLPLFSTLSVLTAWLYLRDDLIELKQSGSAIAKKIALFSLGSWKTSSTQMMTVTVLTCLSGLTIALYTGAEIYVIQSRPLWHQPAAPLLWFVTAFIGAIGFTLLLLGLFPIPAKANAFTLSDQGLIKRALLLSAILAAILLPIWASNNPSFSLYDSQEWLVRLGSLSVSFIACIGIALLASNIALYNRLQLLIMSAISLICCWYLRWVTIMDVQTIPKFDQGPYPYELPMGSAGLLGILGMAGLWLALALAASEIVAIRTNKSINTSISKTSYTQ, from the coding sequence ATGAATATCACCGAAATTTTAGTGCAACCACAAGCGGTCGCTTGGCTCCCTTGGGCGGTGCAATACTTCTTCTACATTGGTTCTGCGTATGCGGCAGCCATCTTATTTTTATTAAGTTATTTATTCCGTGACCACACCAGTCATTATTTACGTGCAGCCTTGGTATTAACCATGTCGATTGGTGCGGTTGTCGGTCCATTAGCGTTAACCGGCGATCTACATCAACCGGGGCGGGCTTGGCATTTTTATACCAACCTAACGTCTTGGTCGTGGATGTCGCTTGGCTCTGTATTCTTACCGTTATTTTCAACTTTATCGGTACTGACTGCTTGGTTATATTTACGTGATGATTTGATTGAATTGAAACAGAGTGGCAGTGCTATAGCAAAAAAAATTGCCTTGTTCAGTTTAGGTAGTTGGAAAACATCTAGCACGCAAATGATGACTGTAACGGTATTAACGTGTCTATCTGGTTTAACCATTGCGCTCTACACAGGTGCTGAAATTTACGTGATACAAAGCCGCCCGCTATGGCATCAACCTGCGGCACCGTTATTATGGTTTGTGACTGCATTTATTGGCGCGATTGGTTTTACGTTATTACTATTAGGCTTATTTCCGATTCCTGCAAAAGCCAATGCCTTTACTTTGAGCGACCAAGGCTTGATTAAACGCGCGTTATTACTCAGTGCGATATTAGCCGCAATCTTATTGCCAATTTGGGCGTCGAATAATCCCTCGTTTTCACTCTACGATAGTCAAGAATGGCTGGTTCGTTTAGGCAGTTTAAGCGTGAGCTTTATTGCCTGTATAGGTATTGCGTTATTAGCCTCTAACATTGCCTTATATAACCGCCTGCAATTATTAATAATGAGCGCGATTAGCTTGATTTGTTGTTGGTACTTACGCTGGGTCACCATCATGGATGTACAAACTATTCCTAAATTTGACCAAGGACCTTATCCGTATGAATTACCGATGGGGTCGGCAGGGTTACTTGGCATTCTCGGGATGGCAGGTCTATGGCTAGCACTGGCACTCGCGGCATCAGAAATCGTTGCGATACGTACTAATAAATCAATTAACACGTCAATCAGCAAAACATCATACACACAGTAA
- a CDS encoding tetrathionate reductase subunit A — translation MDNKRRQFLKSGLAVGGAGAFAAGYATTTSHAVHGMLEGTAGEKTKHPHFGNSLTPEYKVTEGGKLINNPAQRVAPSMCFGCWTLCGLRVRVDNASDEILRISGNPYHPLSNEHQIPFNTPVKEAYIGMAGEAGLAGRSTACARGNGMMEIRKSPYRITQPLKRVGNRGEGKWVPISYEQLLEEVVEGGDLFGEGHVDGLRVIRDVKTPLDPLNPEYGPKSNQLLMTNAGNEGRDDLFKRFAFNSYGTRNFGHHGSYCGYGFRAGSGALMNDLKKFAHVKPDLENCEFALYIGMSPAQAGNPFKRQARQLATARSKGNFSYTVVAPALPASSSLASGDNNTWLPIKPGTDSALVLGMIQWILANDKFNKTFLSQPGPNAMKTAGTAHWCNATHLVISDKTHPRYGAFLRASEMDLPFTGKPLSETDPYVVVDASSGDLSIHTQSQPAHIFVDRQVVTKQGSVQVKSSLQHLKESAFKHDLDFYSAQCDIPVATITALAKRFTSHGTKAVVDSHGGNMHSNGFYNAYTILMLNALIGNINLKGGVMAKSGGYPTSGNGPRYDFTKFKNKVKPKGVFLSRSKFPYHKTSEYKRRVAAGESPYPTRSPWYPISAPLLTEHLSAAVDGYPYRAKAWINHMANPMYGVPGLAHLLSDKLKDPKQLPLIVSVDAFINETTALSDYIVPDTVTYESWGMATPWHGVPTKSVTARWPIVSALTEKTADGRSINLENFLIDIAKKMKLGGFGDNAIADSQGNWHGIHSAEDFYLRAAANLAYVANGVPAASTEDMVLSGLSRLLPDMQRVLTAEELGKVAFIFARGGRFEDATEAYKGEEMKHKWKKPLAIWNEKVGTSRNTMTGEYYSGCPTWHPQKLADGTALDEKYPATEWPFTLTNFKSNIHSAVSNLSPRLNSIKGVNPVYIHPNDAAKIGLITGALFTITTPASSTQAVALLVDGVKQGTLGFEHGFGHKELGERAHWIGDKQQPVKMKSSDGVNINDVGLIDPTRQGKGVLLDWVVGAAARQALPAKISLV, via the coding sequence ATGGATAACAAACGTCGTCAATTTCTTAAATCAGGTCTTGCTGTTGGTGGTGCAGGCGCTTTTGCCGCAGGCTACGCAACAACGACATCACATGCAGTACATGGCATGCTCGAAGGTACTGCTGGTGAGAAAACCAAACACCCGCACTTTGGCAATTCATTAACACCTGAATACAAGGTGACGGAGGGCGGGAAGTTAATCAATAACCCTGCACAGCGTGTTGCTCCTTCAATGTGTTTTGGCTGCTGGACTTTGTGTGGTTTGCGTGTGCGTGTTGATAACGCCAGTGACGAGATCTTACGTATTTCAGGCAATCCCTATCACCCGTTATCAAATGAACATCAGATCCCATTCAATACCCCTGTTAAAGAGGCGTATATCGGCATGGCTGGTGAAGCTGGACTTGCTGGTCGTTCAACTGCTTGTGCCCGTGGTAATGGCATGATGGAAATTCGTAAAAGTCCGTATCGGATCACGCAACCGCTAAAGCGTGTCGGTAACCGTGGTGAAGGTAAATGGGTACCGATCAGTTATGAACAATTATTAGAAGAAGTGGTTGAAGGTGGTGATCTGTTTGGTGAAGGTCATGTTGACGGTTTACGCGTGATCCGGGATGTTAAAACCCCACTTGATCCACTCAACCCTGAATATGGCCCTAAATCCAACCAGTTATTAATGACTAATGCGGGTAATGAAGGTCGCGACGATCTATTTAAACGTTTTGCTTTTAATAGTTATGGCACGCGTAATTTTGGTCATCATGGATCTTATTGTGGTTATGGTTTCCGTGCTGGATCGGGGGCGTTAATGAATGATTTGAAAAAGTTTGCCCATGTGAAACCTGATCTGGAAAATTGTGAGTTCGCTTTGTATATAGGTATGTCACCAGCGCAAGCCGGTAATCCGTTTAAGCGCCAAGCACGTCAATTAGCAACAGCGCGTAGCAAAGGCAACTTTAGTTATACGGTTGTCGCACCAGCCTTACCAGCATCATCAAGCTTAGCCTCGGGTGATAACAATACGTGGTTACCGATTAAACCCGGTACTGACTCGGCATTAGTCTTAGGTATGATCCAATGGATCCTCGCGAACGATAAATTTAATAAAACTTTCTTATCGCAGCCCGGACCTAACGCGATGAAAACTGCCGGTACGGCCCACTGGTGTAACGCGACGCATTTGGTTATCAGTGACAAAACGCATCCTCGTTATGGCGCATTTTTACGTGCATCAGAAATGGATCTTCCGTTTACGGGCAAGCCTCTTTCAGAAACAGACCCGTATGTGGTTGTTGATGCCAGCAGCGGTGATTTATCTATCCATACTCAATCTCAACCTGCACACATCTTTGTCGATCGCCAAGTCGTCACAAAGCAGGGTTCTGTTCAGGTTAAATCATCACTTCAACATTTAAAAGAATCAGCATTTAAGCATGATCTTGATTTCTACAGTGCTCAATGTGATATCCCTGTCGCGACGATCACTGCACTGGCAAAACGTTTTACGAGTCATGGCACTAAAGCTGTCGTTGATAGTCATGGCGGTAACATGCACAGTAATGGTTTCTATAATGCTTATACGATCCTGATGCTTAATGCCTTAATTGGGAACATTAATCTAAAAGGTGGAGTGATGGCAAAATCGGGTGGTTATCCAACATCAGGTAATGGTCCTCGTTATGACTTCACTAAATTTAAAAATAAGGTAAAGCCAAAAGGGGTATTTTTATCTCGCAGTAAATTCCCGTACCACAAAACCAGTGAGTATAAACGTCGTGTTGCTGCGGGTGAATCGCCGTATCCAACACGATCACCTTGGTATCCGATCTCTGCACCATTATTAACAGAGCATTTATCTGCTGCGGTTGATGGTTATCCGTATCGCGCTAAAGCGTGGATCAACCACATGGCCAATCCGATGTACGGTGTACCCGGGTTAGCTCATTTACTGAGTGATAAATTAAAAGATCCAAAACAGCTTCCATTGATTGTCTCTGTAGATGCTTTTATTAACGAAACCACGGCATTATCCGATTATATCGTGCCTGATACAGTTACTTATGAAAGTTGGGGAATGGCAACGCCTTGGCATGGCGTACCGACTAAATCAGTCACCGCCCGCTGGCCGATTGTTAGCGCGTTGACTGAGAAAACAGCTGACGGACGTAGCATTAATTTAGAAAACTTCTTAATTGATATAGCGAAAAAAATGAAGTTGGGTGGCTTTGGCGATAACGCGATTGCTGATAGCCAAGGTAATTGGCACGGCATTCACAGTGCTGAAGATTTTTATCTACGTGCAGCGGCTAACTTAGCTTATGTCGCCAATGGCGTACCCGCTGCAAGTACTGAAGATATGGTGCTATCAGGGCTGTCTCGTTTACTACCTGATATGCAGCGGGTATTAACTGCTGAGGAGTTAGGTAAAGTCGCGTTTATTTTTGCCCGCGGTGGTCGCTTTGAAGATGCGACAGAAGCCTATAAAGGCGAAGAGATGAAGCATAAATGGAAAAAACCATTAGCGATCTGGAATGAAAAAGTCGGTACATCACGTAATACCATGACGGGTGAATATTATTCTGGTTGTCCTACTTGGCATCCGCAAAAGTTAGCGGATGGGACTGCGCTAGATGAAAAATACCCAGCAACAGAATGGCCATTTACGTTAACGAATTTTAAGTCGAACATTCACAGTGCGGTATCAAATCTGTCACCACGATTAAATTCAATTAAAGGGGTGAATCCGGTTTATATACACCCGAACGATGCAGCAAAAATTGGCTTAATCACAGGGGCGCTATTCACTATTACTACGCCTGCAAGTTCAACCCAAGCCGTTGCCTTATTAGTCGATGGTGTAAAGCAGGGGACGTTAGGGTTTGAACATGGTTTTGGTCATAAAGAATTGGGTGAACGAGCTCATTGGATTGGTGATAAACAGCAACCAGTGAAAATGAAATCAAGTGATGGAGTAAATATTAATGATGTGGGCTTAATTGATCCCACTCGCCAAGGTAAAGGCGTATTACTTGATTGGGTGGTTGGTGCGGCTGCAAGGCAAGCGCTGCCCGCTAAAATTAGCCTTGTTTAA
- the traF gene encoding conjugal transfer protein TraF, translated as MKAQLSKSLLLPLTLTLASTSCQLSATEFDARAYAMGGVGVTSADYVTASFHNPAMAAKHDVRDDFGLLAPVLGLQIDDEDNLFGDLSSNPSDLIGDKAYSEAGFGLVASVPTRYYSTNVFIKGYADSLAFSDIILGNSASKMSVYAISVVELGMTFARKFDTRYGGMHFGISPKYNVMSTYNYSNTVGSFDPDKYKEGTSSDEKGFNLDLGMEVGLLYGLSVGAAVKNLIPQAVDLKPMTGSSASYNIHPVMTTGLSWSSDYAMLAMDIDVNATQRYEDMVTLSSIKDDFDDTQMLKIGGEIGLESAIQLRAGYAKDLQGNKRQVFTAGIGLSPFNVFQLDIGGSYGGENKYGVVAQTMVWF; from the coding sequence ATGAAGGCTCAACTCTCCAAATCATTGCTGCTACCCTTAACACTTACTCTTGCCAGCACAAGCTGTCAGTTATCTGCGACTGAGTTTGATGCGCGCGCATATGCAATGGGTGGTGTCGGTGTTACTTCTGCTGATTATGTCACGGCTTCATTTCATAATCCTGCAATGGCTGCTAAACATGATGTGCGTGATGACTTTGGTTTACTCGCTCCTGTTCTAGGCCTTCAAATTGATGATGAAGATAATTTATTTGGTGATCTATCCTCTAATCCATCGGACCTGATTGGTGATAAAGCGTATTCAGAGGCTGGTTTTGGTCTTGTAGCGTCAGTGCCAACACGTTATTACTCCACGAATGTATTTATTAAAGGTTATGCCGACTCACTGGCATTCTCCGATATCATCCTTGGTAATTCCGCGTCTAAAATGAGTGTATATGCCATTTCTGTTGTTGAACTGGGGATGACTTTCGCGCGTAAATTTGATACTCGCTACGGTGGTATGCATTTCGGTATCTCACCTAAATACAATGTGATGTCTACTTATAACTATTCGAATACAGTCGGTTCATTTGACCCTGATAAATATAAAGAGGGGACTTCTAGCGACGAAAAAGGCTTCAATCTTGATTTGGGTATGGAAGTCGGGCTGTTATACGGGCTAAGTGTTGGTGCAGCGGTCAAAAATTTAATCCCACAAGCGGTGGATTTGAAACCGATGACGGGATCAAGTGCTAGCTATAATATTCATCCAGTGATGACCACGGGACTGAGCTGGAGTAGTGACTATGCAATGCTCGCGATGGATATTGATGTGAATGCGACGCAGCGCTATGAAGATATGGTCACGTTATCTTCTATCAAGGATGACTTTGATGATACCCAAATGCTGAAAATTGGTGGTGAAATAGGCTTAGAGTCTGCCATTCAATTGCGTGCTGGTTATGCGAAAGATTTACAAGGTAATAAAAGACAGGTATTTACTGCTGGTATTGGCTTATCACCTTTTAATGTTTTTCAACTTGATATTGGTGGCAGCTACGGTGGCGAAAATAAATATGGCGTTGTAGCACAAACAATGGTGTGGTTTTAA
- a CDS encoding crotonase/enoyl-CoA hydratase family protein, with product MPSDQPVVQSPRVIVDINDDVAIVTLNRGRKYNALDMDMFYAINKAATDLANNKAIRAVIVRGDGKVFCAGLDVKSIIKNPLNPGTLLKREENELANIAQKVGYLWRQIPVPVIAVTHGVCFGGGLQIALGADFRYSTADCEFSVMEIKWGLIPDMSGMVTMRELTRIDIAKELTMTGRKFSGVEAEKYGLVTHVCDDPMAAAMTFVDSLKTRSPDAIVAAKSLLNDSWAASEQAALELETQTQRKVMGKWNQLIAVARNFISKSLPYRKRSI from the coding sequence ATGCCAAGTGATCAACCTGTGGTGCAATCGCCACGCGTTATCGTCGATATTAACGATGATGTCGCAATTGTTACCCTCAATCGAGGCCGCAAATATAATGCGTTAGACATGGATATGTTTTACGCAATAAATAAAGCAGCAACAGACCTTGCTAATAATAAAGCCATCCGAGCAGTCATTGTTCGGGGTGATGGTAAGGTGTTCTGCGCTGGTCTTGATGTCAAAAGTATCATCAAAAACCCCCTCAATCCCGGTACATTACTAAAACGAGAAGAAAACGAACTTGCTAATATTGCGCAAAAGGTCGGTTATCTTTGGCGTCAAATCCCTGTACCTGTGATTGCTGTGACGCACGGTGTCTGTTTTGGTGGCGGCTTACAAATTGCCCTTGGGGCTGACTTTCGCTACAGCACAGCAGACTGTGAGTTTTCAGTGATGGAAATTAAATGGGGATTAATACCAGACATGAGCGGTATGGTGACAATGCGAGAATTGACGCGCATTGATATCGCAAAAGAACTGACGATGACAGGACGTAAATTCAGTGGTGTTGAAGCAGAAAAATACGGGCTTGTGACCCATGTTTGTGACGATCCAATGGCTGCTGCGATGACGTTTGTCGATAGTTTAAAAACGCGATCTCCCGATGCGATTGTAGCGGCCAAATCATTACTTAATGATTCTTGGGCAGCATCAGAGCAAGCTGCACTGGAATTAGAAACTCAAACCCAACGAAAAGTGATGGGAAAGTGGAATCAACTCATTGCAGTAGCTCGCAATTTTATCTCAAAATCATTACCCTATAGAAAACGTAGTATTTAA
- a CDS encoding bifunctional acetate--CoA ligase family protein/GNAT family N-acetyltransferase, with product MSQLNIKALLEPSSIAVIGAKNSPDSIGYCVVKNLIASQYDGPIMPVSLKANNVCGILAYEKPSELPIAPDLGAICTPIRFAGKIIKELGEVGCKAVILFSDEPYEGNADTWEKIGLLAAKYNIRVLGPSSLGVLNPRLKLNVSLAHVAPPAGDVAVISQSAAFATSMIDWAETRGVGFSCFISIGTRIDVNFADLIDYLSRDRFTKSIALYVDNIIDTRRFMSAARAAAFKKPIVVVRSSSNKTGAAALLQNRKNKISYNSAYTAAFQRSGMLRVNDTFELLSAIKTVATIKRSVRGDKMLIISNGGSPAYMAIDVLIKSGCKLAELSYETEQKLLKALPNKVTSMNPINILGGVNAEAYSKVIDIVMEDPQYDALLVIHAPQVTEPCHVMAEKLIPQLVKYNKKGPIIFTSWMGETSGRIARQAMIKAGIASFGTPEVAVNAFNYIVKFRRHQKQLIQTPEALADLNPGLMADAKMMIDKAMRKGVKEVNEKGVNLLLSAFGIMSDDTLSKDEVNKFRIEVVDDAAFGPIICLGEAGGDWDIEQDAGVALPPLNMALSRYLVVGSIKQGIIRERSLSVRLNMHDLCEILTRISQMIINFPMIKSISIDPLELGRSGYKVKIENVNIVLRGRRSQQKLAILPYPKELESIYTMKNGKAVLLRPIRHEDEPQHQAFDSSLTADDRYLRYFGARSKFSHFEMAMLTQIDYEREMAFIASAKNPMGQPETLGVVRAIFDWDSSEAEFAISVRSDLKGQGLGKALMLKIVEFCRQVGLKNMVGFTMPTNSGMINLAKYCGFKVTMDYREGNADLKLKLND from the coding sequence ATGTCCCAACTGAATATAAAAGCATTATTAGAACCTTCATCAATTGCCGTTATTGGCGCTAAAAATAGCCCAGACAGCATAGGCTATTGTGTTGTTAAAAACCTGATTGCTAGCCAGTATGATGGTCCAATTATGCCAGTGTCATTAAAAGCTAATAATGTGTGTGGGATTTTAGCGTATGAGAAGCCAAGCGAATTACCAATAGCCCCTGATTTAGGGGCTATTTGTACACCAATTCGTTTTGCTGGCAAGATCATTAAAGAACTTGGAGAGGTCGGTTGTAAAGCCGTCATCTTATTTAGTGATGAACCGTATGAAGGGAATGCCGATACGTGGGAGAAAATTGGCTTACTTGCTGCAAAGTATAATATTCGTGTATTAGGACCAAGCAGCCTAGGTGTATTAAACCCGCGTTTAAAGTTGAATGTTAGTTTAGCGCATGTTGCTCCGCCAGCTGGTGATGTTGCTGTTATTTCGCAGTCCGCTGCGTTTGCGACATCGATGATAGACTGGGCTGAAACCCGTGGTGTGGGCTTTTCATGCTTTATTTCTATTGGCACGCGAATAGACGTCAACTTTGCTGACTTGATTGATTATTTAAGCCGAGATCGTTTCACCAAATCAATTGCGTTATACGTTGATAACATCATCGATACGCGTCGCTTTATGTCTGCCGCGAGAGCCGCAGCGTTTAAAAAACCAATCGTGGTGGTTCGTTCAAGCTCCAACAAAACCGGTGCCGCTGCTTTATTGCAAAATAGAAAAAATAAGATCTCTTATAATAGTGCGTATACGGCCGCATTCCAACGCTCTGGTATGCTACGTGTGAATGATACCTTTGAGCTATTATCTGCCATTAAAACGGTCGCGACGATCAAGCGTTCTGTTCGTGGTGATAAAATGTTGATCATTTCTAATGGTGGTTCTCCCGCTTACATGGCGATAGATGTACTGATCAAATCGGGTTGTAAACTAGCCGAGTTGAGCTACGAAACAGAGCAAAAATTATTAAAAGCATTGCCTAATAAAGTCACTAGCATGAACCCGATTAATATCCTTGGCGGTGTTAATGCAGAGGCATACAGTAAAGTCATTGATATTGTGATGGAAGATCCTCAATACGATGCGTTACTTGTTATTCATGCGCCACAAGTAACAGAACCCTGCCATGTTATGGCTGAAAAATTAATACCGCAGTTGGTTAAATATAATAAGAAAGGCCCTATTATATTCACGTCTTGGATGGGTGAAACCAGTGGTCGAATTGCACGCCAAGCGATGATTAAAGCTGGTATTGCTTCATTTGGTACCCCCGAAGTTGCGGTAAATGCCTTTAACTATATTGTTAAATTTAGACGTCACCAAAAACAACTTATCCAAACACCTGAAGCATTAGCAGATTTAAATCCAGGTTTAATGGCTGATGCTAAAATGATGATCGACAAAGCGATGCGCAAAGGGGTGAAAGAGGTTAATGAGAAAGGGGTTAACCTTTTACTCAGTGCGTTCGGTATTATGTCAGATGACACATTATCAAAAGACGAAGTGAATAAATTTCGTATCGAAGTGGTTGATGATGCCGCATTTGGCCCGATTATTTGCCTCGGTGAAGCGGGCGGTGATTGGGATATCGAGCAAGATGCTGGCGTTGCATTGCCACCATTAAACATGGCGCTGTCACGTTACCTTGTCGTTGGCTCGATCAAGCAAGGGATTATTCGCGAACGTAGTTTAAGTGTTCGCTTAAACATGCATGACTTGTGTGAAATATTAACGCGTATATCGCAGATGATCATTAACTTCCCTATGATTAAATCGATATCGATTGATCCATTAGAATTAGGTCGAAGCGGATACAAAGTTAAAATCGAAAACGTGAATATTGTTTTACGTGGTCGACGTTCACAGCAAAAATTAGCGATATTACCGTACCCGAAAGAGCTTGAAAGTATCTACACCATGAAAAATGGTAAAGCGGTATTGTTAAGACCGATTCGTCATGAAGATGAACCACAACATCAGGCTTTTGACTCGTCACTTACTGCGGATGATCGTTACTTACGTTACTTCGGTGCGCGTTCTAAGTTTAGTCATTTTGAAATGGCGATGCTCACGCAAATTGATTATGAACGTGAAATGGCATTTATTGCCAGTGCTAAAAACCCAATGGGCCAGCCGGAAACATTAGGGGTTGTACGTGCTATTTTCGATTGGGATAGTAGCGAAGCTGAATTTGCAATTTCAGTGCGCTCCGATTTAAAAGGGCAGGGACTCGGTAAAGCGCTGATGTTGAAAATCGTTGAATTTTGTCGTCAAGTAGGATTAAAAAACATGGTTGGTTTTACCATGCCGACCAATTCCGGCATGATTAACTTAGCAAAATATTGTGGCTTTAAAGTGACAATGGATTATCGTGAAGGCAACGCAGACTTGAAATTAAAGCTAAATGATTAA
- a CDS encoding LysR family transcriptional regulator, protein MINLQRINLNLLLSLQCLLQEQQVTAAAQRQYITQSAMSKNLAKLREIFADPLLIKIDNKSQLTEKAKQLKPVLAQILNSIDGLLVTGGFDPLLSQREFTLASTDYVTDYILPVALAHLYQHAPSIKLNLTYWDKFTLAAMERGEIDLGATIIRPEHKHLSYLPLEQDNYVCIMRQGHPLENEVLTLSNYTQYPHGIITSGADKSSDIDVALSAQGLFREVALRIPSYSSAFSIIAKTDHLLTIPNSIADKLIIEEQFIRKKLPIELPILQAAIIWHPRFDHDLAHKWLRDELHAQLSSSIPNGTTVE, encoded by the coding sequence ATGATTAATTTACAACGCATCAATTTAAATTTATTGCTCAGTTTACAATGCTTGTTGCAAGAGCAGCAAGTGACTGCCGCAGCACAACGTCAATACATCACCCAATCGGCAATGAGTAAAAACCTTGCTAAATTACGGGAGATATTTGCTGATCCATTACTGATAAAAATAGACAATAAAAGCCAGCTAACAGAAAAAGCCAAGCAGTTAAAACCGGTATTAGCACAGATTTTAAATAGCATTGATGGCTTATTGGTGACTGGTGGTTTCGATCCATTATTATCGCAACGTGAATTTACGCTTGCATCAACCGATTACGTGACCGACTATATTTTACCTGTCGCCCTTGCGCATTTGTATCAACATGCACCCAGCATTAAACTTAATCTCACCTATTGGGATAAATTTACGTTGGCGGCAATGGAACGCGGAGAAATTGATTTAGGGGCGACGATCATTCGTCCCGAGCATAAGCACCTTTCTTATCTGCCATTAGAACAAGACAATTATGTGTGTATTATGCGCCAAGGACACCCGCTCGAAAATGAGGTGTTAACCTTATCGAATTATACTCAATATCCGCACGGTATTATTACCTCAGGTGCAGATAAGTCTAGCGATATTGACGTGGCATTATCTGCTCAAGGACTGTTTCGAGAGGTCGCTTTACGTATTCCGTCTTACTCATCAGCTTTTAGTATCATCGCTAAAACAGACCATTTATTAACGATACCTAACTCGATTGCTGATAAATTAATCATCGAAGAACAATTCATCCGAAAAAAATTACCCATTGAATTACCTATTTTACAGGCTGCAATTATCTGGCATCCCCGTTTTGACCATGATTTGGCGCATAAATGGCTGCGTGATGAACTACATGCTCAATTAAGTAGCAGTATTCCTAATGGGACTACAGTAGAGTAA